CTGTTCCTTTTCTAAAGCTTGAGCTAGCTCTTCTGCTATGGCAACCTGTTGTACTTGGAGATCAACAAACTCCCGCTCCAGTTGCCGAATTGCTAGGAGCCGATCATTCGGATTATCATCAATCAGGAGAATGCGTACCATTTGGCTAAAAGTCCGCTTGCATTAATATCATAAATGGAAAGAAAATTGTCTGGATCGGTATTAACAGAAATGCTTAAGCACTTCTTACTGATGACTAGTGCAAATAATTAGTAAGTTTGACCAAGGTAAAATCTAAGCAGCAGTACTATAGCAGATAATACACACATTTCAGCCCTTAAAGGAATTATTGAAAAGTTTCTGTCTTGCACAGCGGGTGGGCAAAATGGTTTGCACGCTTGAATAAGCATAAAGCGCTATTATGAACAGCGACTACAGAAAAATGTTTGTATGAGTAATCAAGCGAAGGCTAGGCCAGGTTGGTCATTAACAGAGCGAGATCCCCAGTTCATAGAGTCGTTAATGCCTATATTGGAATGGTTTTACCGTTACTACTTCCGAGTAACCACCGATGGTTGGCATCACATTCCCCCAATAGGTAAGGCATTGCTGGTAGGCTCACATAATGGCGGTATGGCTTCGCCTGACCTCATAATGATGATGTACGATTGGTTCCGCCGATTTGGAACTAAACGTTTAGTATATGGTTTAATGCACCCTTATGCTTGGAAGGTGAGTCCAGAATTAGCTAGAATAGGCGAGAAAATGGGAGCGATTATGGCACATCCCAAAATCGCCAGTGCAGCTTTTGATATCGGTGCAAGTGTTCTAGTTTATCCTGGAGGGCAACAAGATATGTTTCGTCCTCACAGCCAACGCTATCAAATTTGTTTTGCTGGTCGTAAAGGCTTTATCAAGCTGGCTTTAAAACAAGAAGTGCCAATTATTCCTTTAATATCTGTAGGCGCTCATGATACTTTGATTGTTTTAGGTGATTTCTATCCATTGGTAAAACAACTAAATGAATGGGGATTACCGTGGTTATATCAAGTAGATCCAGGGGTATTCCCGATATATTTAGGTTTGCCTTGGGGTTTGTCTATTGGCCCTCTACCAAATTTTCCTCTACCTGCACAAATTCACACTCGTGTTTGTACTCCGATTGTTTTTGAAAGGTATGGTAAACTTGCAGCTAGCGATCGCAATTATGTAAATGCTTGTTATGAATTAGTTCATAGGCAAATGCAGCAAGAACTAGATAATTTAGTCAGGGATGTCAATCAAATTAAAAATTAAAAATGTAAAATTAAAAAGTGAGGTGATTTTATTAAATTTTTAATTTCTGTGGAGTTTGTACCCAAAATTAATTAAAAGTTATTATTTCTACCAGTTTTTAATCTTTAATTAAAGCTGGTCAAAGCTATGCAGTGATAGCAGAGCGATTTTATAAGCTCTAATACTTCCCAGTAATACTTATTTTTGTCCCAATAATTGACTTTTCTTTATCCTTTATCAGAAATTTAGAACTATTAATTCTAATAACTTCATAATTTTCTGCACTCAACACTGAACCTAAAGTAGCTACCATATCTGCAATAGAAATCTTAAACGCTAGTGGTACTCTTAAATTAAAAAATGATTTTGGCATAGTTCTAACATTTAAATACAATTTTTTTTGACTTACATACCATACCCCAGTAAA
This region of Nostoc sp. UHCC 0302 genomic DNA includes:
- a CDS encoding lysophospholipid acyltransferase family protein produces the protein MSNQAKARPGWSLTERDPQFIESLMPILEWFYRYYFRVTTDGWHHIPPIGKALLVGSHNGGMASPDLIMMMYDWFRRFGTKRLVYGLMHPYAWKVSPELARIGEKMGAIMAHPKIASAAFDIGASVLVYPGGQQDMFRPHSQRYQICFAGRKGFIKLALKQEVPIIPLISVGAHDTLIVLGDFYPLVKQLNEWGLPWLYQVDPGVFPIYLGLPWGLSIGPLPNFPLPAQIHTRVCTPIVFERYGKLAASDRNYVNACYELVHRQMQQELDNLVRDVNQIKN